Below is a window of Gossypium hirsutum isolate 1008001.06 chromosome A12, Gossypium_hirsutum_v2.1, whole genome shotgun sequence DNA.
AATCACAccattttttaacaatataaatgaattaaatttttaacagaaatgactaatttactcttaattttgatctaacgtacaatgtctaatttaccatttttttagtaaagggagcaaaatacaatttaattcctaaaacaAGAGCCTCCATCATACTTATaccacttaattttaatttattgcaTATGTTCAAATTTAAAGGATTTCAGTTAGCAGTGTTATCAATTGGaatttagttttaaattaaataagtagACTCTTGAAATTAAAAGcaaagaaattaattttcaaaagttTTAAGAGTATAGGGAGTAAAGATAGAATATaccaattttaaattcaaaaattctaatgAATTGTTATTAGACAAGGGTATATTATCAATAAGtactttttcatatatatttttatactttaaataaaaatacatatttttatcaattttgcaATTTCTTAGTTTTAAGTTTGATaaagataatttttataataagagTTTTACAAAACACTTGAAAGTTGTAccgttatttaaaaaaaatctaattatatatttttatttattttaatttgatctatTTATCATATTTTGATCCTTGTATTTTAATGAAagattaatccttttattttacttattttttgtaTATAAATAGCTGAACTACTAATTTCCATATCAATAATTCAACTGTAAGGTTTTTTAATGTTACTAAATTATACTAGCCTTTCAATTTCACAAATTACGTTGACTAAATTATGATAAATTCAAGTAAAGggacaaatttcataatttgtataaaattagAGGGATGAcattaataattaaacatttagaaaaacATGGCAATTGAGCGAATATTAGCAACGAACTTCCTGTTGTTAAGTGCGACTTTGTTTCATTGGTCAGCTAACGAATGTAATCCCAAAAAAAAAGGTTACTataaacaaaacaataaaaacgGAAACACCTGCTTCTATAACGACATTTCTACCTCGACAATGGTGGTTCGGTTCCTCCTACTAGCATTCTTGGTCTTTGGGTTCGGTTTAACTAGACGGGTCAACTCGCACGAGGAATCGGGAGAATGGAGTTGTGTGTCAAACTCGAAGGAGATGCACATCCAGGCGGATTTCAAACCCGGAATCATCACCCTCGACGGCTGCGCCGATGATTGGGAAGACATTGATGGGTCCGAATTCTCCCTCCGCCCGGCCCTTGATCCAGATGAGAACCATGAGTACAAAGATGGGAAAATGACAGTGAAGGTAACTGCTCTATCAACAAATCATGAATCTCGTAAAACGGATATGAAAGATATCTTAATTTGTGTGTTTTCGTGGGATTGTCTTAGGCTTTACATGATGGAAACAGTGTCTTCTTCTTGCTCCAAGTTGATGGGAACTATGTCTACTCCAAAGGGTATGCTTCTTTTTTGGccttgtttgaacattttgtgaTGAACTGAGTGTTTACATTTCAATGCAGGGACATCAAAAAAAGCCCATCGGTGGCTCTCATGCTCCAAATCGGCGACAATGCTACCTATCATAATGTAAGTTATTCCATCAAACTCATGTTCTATGTTTAATCTTACTTTAAATACTATTTGTTTAGCTTTCTCTTGTTCTATCGTAAGATGGGCGGTTGTAAAGAACAAAAGGGGTCTTGTACCAACAAGACTTGCAAAGGCCATGAAGTCGACCTTATGCATTTCGTTATCGGAAACGCTATACCGGGAAGGCTTTACGGTGGAGGTGATAGTAGGTAATGTAGTACAACATAAATTTGTAgtacaaatttatcttttttagcCATCACAAAAGTCAATGATGTACgttaatatacttttttttattcgtTGACACAGCTTTGGTCCTTTGGTTGATGCATATGCTTGGAACCCACACTGTAGATACCTTAATGGAATGGGTCCTTCTGGTAAATTAATAAGACCCTCTTATCTTAGTGatatttgctctttttttttcttttttctttttttgtgatAAGAATGAGGGGGGCTTCCTTTGAACATGTCAAAACAAAGTGGGATTAGGCACTAAAGAAAAAGTGACTACAGGGATCATCAAGGTGGCATTAAATCATCAAAGATGACACATCAgcaaatatgtttttatttgattGACTATGCTTTGGGTATTATCCTTAATATGTTTATGGCATTAAATCATCATTCTTCACTGTTAGGAAATCATTCTAGTGGACAGAATAACTGGAAAGGAGCATGGTGGCACAGTAGCTTTGCAGATAATTCAGGCAACTAAACTATTAGGATTATATTATAATGGAGTTGAAGATCTTAGAAAATTAGTGTATTCGGTACGAAAGGAATGATCTATATAGGCTCtatatgcatgtttcaatgtctTCAAAGAATCAAACCTGTTGAGTACTGATCACTGAGGCATGTTTTTGGAGCTTAGACAAGCAATCTCCAGTGCATCAAATTTGCAACAATATAACAAATGAGCTTTCCTTAATgtcaaaaataactttttttaggGGGTTGTCCAGGGATTGAACCCGAAACTGAAGTCAACTGAAGATCTTAACACAAGTCCTTTGGTTTTGTCAACATCATTGTCTGTTGGTCTATAGGTTTTTTGTTTTCTAGCGTCTTAAGACAGTGGAGTCAATACCTCATCTTTCAAATTTTCGACCTTAAACTCGTACACTTTTAATAGGTTTTGTGGAGGAAGACAGTCCTTATTCCAAAGGAGGTGAGAAGGGAACATATTATTTCGAATTCGCTAGGCCTTTGAGGACCATGGATCGTTTACAACAAGTTATATGATCTTCTTCTAGCTTTGAGCTTTTAGTGTATTTGCTTCTAGTTAGTTTTGACTAGTAAAGCAAACAAACATATATACCTTCTGCAAGAATATCATTCAGTGGAATGTGTTAGATTTTTTACCTTGCAATAACATGACAGAAAGTAACTTAATTGTTTGGATTGCAGGATGTTCAGTTCACAATTGATTGGTCGAGCAAGATGTCTGTTGCATTCTGGTATCCAGTCGATGGGAAACAATGGGTCGGGTCTGGACATTATACCATCAATTGCGATTGGGCGTCATTGGATATTGCATTTGGTTCTATCCTAACCGATGCATCAAGAAGTGGCTGGGACATGGCCAGTGCCTTCGCCCTTTTGTTCTCAGTAGCAGCTCTTTGTATAGCCATATTTGTTTCATATCACGTTTCTAGACCCAACACTGTCAAATTTGCACCAGTAGAAAATCTTTAGATAGTAATAAAAAGGTCTGCCATAGTAATAAAAATGTCTGCTAGAGTATTTCGAACAATTCCCACTTTGTTAACTTTTTGTGATGTCTAGCAGTAAAACAAATACTGTGAGAATTAAGAAACAACCAATCCAAATGATCCAAATTTGTAGATTGGAACATGGAACAACTTCGGATTACAACATTACTCTGGGCAAACATTCACTAGCAAATCCTGAAGCTCTTGGCTTAGTTCAATACCATCTTTTGCCAACCTTTGCCACATGTTAGGCGCTACTTTACCGGAAATTATGTAAGCTTTTAGCAATGTCCGGTAAGCATTAGAATCGAGAGGGTTGTTATTCTTTAGAATCCTTCAGAATTGCTGGGCAGTACCAACACGAAATAATCGAATACTGCAGCTATAGTTTCAGGGTAAGGACTCCAGTTCTCAGAAACTGCAGCTTCCATATGTTTAAGAGCCAAGTCAATGCGGAGTTTCTTTAAGTAGTAAACCATGAAGCGTTCCCAAGATATAGCAAAAGGACCTTTACATCTCTTCATAGCCTTATCAAACACAAGTTCAGCTTCCTCAAGCAGGTCCCCTGATAGATAACCATGGATCACGTTATCGGCCAACCTCATATCATATACGGAGCGACTATACTCCCAAACCTTAAAGCATTTCTTCAACCCCTTAAAATCCTTAAGCCTAATGAGTGACTAAACCATAACAAGGTAGCTCAAGTTGGGAACAATGAAAAAAGCTCGTTTCATAGCTTCACAAACTCGATAAGCCTCGGCTCGATTCGAAGTACCAGCATACAAGCTAATCAGAGAATGGTAAGCCTCGTGTTTTACGAGGCATCTTATCACTCTCTAACTTCCTAAGAAAAGCCTCAGCTTTTTCAAACTGGTTAGCCTGGACATAAATTGCAGCAAGAGTACTAAATTCTATCCAAGTACAGTTTCAAACTCTCTCTACACCTTCCATGTCGTTTAACTCCTGTTGGAGTTTGAGTGTACTTTAACCGGGTAAAGTAAGAGTTGCAAACAGAGCACCAACAACAACGTAATATACCCGGGTAAAGAATGAAGGAAAAAATGCTTGAAGTTCAGGCTTTAAGAGCAGAAATTGGAAGGAAAACAAGAACAGAACTAAAGCAAAGAAAGAAGGAGCATGAAGAATAGTTGAGAGTATTGATGGAAAATGAATTGTATTTTTTCATACATACATTATAGGCAGattgccattacatatatcaaaaaaaaaaaacttacaagtcAAATTTCTACCTAAACATACACCTACTTCCACTAAGCTTTCCAAATAACAAAAACTTAACTTGTACATTAACACAAAGCTGGTTAACAGCTCCATCAACATCaaattacatcaatcaaaaagctTATAGCAAACTAGActtcaaaatgaacaaaatattagTTCAAATATAACAGCAACACAAAACCAAGGTTGCTGCATGCTTGTCACGAGCCTGCATGGCCAGCTTCCAGCTGCACTTGCTTCATACCAGCTGCATGGAGATcagcttcaacactcctccttgagCTTCATGCTGCAAACTCCCATGAGCTTTCTTAACTTGTTAAATCTCGACACACCAAGACCCTTGGTCAAGATATCAGCAATTTGATCCTCCGAATTGCAATGAACCAGCTTTATTTCACAAGCTTGCTCCGTCTCCCTTATTACATGCAGCTTTATGTCAAAGTGCTTAGTTCTACCATGGAAGACAgggttctttgcaattgcaacagcagatttgtTGTCACAAAGTATCTATGTTGCTTCTACTTAAGATAAGTTCAAATCAGTTAAGATTTTCCTCAGCCAAATAGCTTGGTTTACTGCACTAGCAGCAGCTACATATTCGGCCTCAGCAGTCGATTGAGCCACCAGAGACTATTTTTTGGAACTCCAGCATACCATTCCTAACCCCAATGTGAAAGCATACCCTGATGTGCTCTTCATATCGTCTTTAGAACCAACCCAGTCACTATCTGTGTAGCCTTTCAATCTAAGTTCTGCAGCCTTGCTAAACAAGAGACCATGATTTAGAGTACCTTTAATGTATCTTAGTACTCGTTTTGCAGCTTGAAAATGTTGTACATTGCAGCAGTGCATGAATCTAGAAAGTAGACTTACAGCAAACATGATGTCTGGTCTCGTTGTAGTCAAGTATAGAAGACAACCAATTAAACTTCTGTAGGTAGTTTCACAGACTTCTTCATGACCCTCATGGCTTGATAGTTTCAACCCAGTTACAACAGGTGTAGGAGTTGGCTTGCAGTTCAGCATTGAAAACTTTGTCAACACCTTTAAGGCAAATGATTCCTGTTTCAAGAAGATGCCTTCTTGTGTCTGGCTTACTTCCATTCCTAGGAAGTATGTCATCAGCCCCAAGTCAGTCATTTCAAACATTTGCATCATCTTTGTCTTAAATTCTGCCAAATCAACTtcatctcctcctgtcaccaatAGGTCATCAACATACAATGACACCACAAGCTGAGTTTCAGTTTTATTCTTCTTGACATACAACGTTGGCTCACTAGCACTTCTCTCAAACTTCAAACTAAGCAGATAAGAGTCAATTCTAGCATACCATGCTCTGGGTGCTTGTTTTAGGCCATATAAGGCCTTTCTTAGTTTGTAAACCAAGTCTTCCTTGCCAGGAACTTCAAATCCCTCTGGTTGCTCGACATAAATTTCCTCTTTAAGGATTCCATTTAGAAAGGCCGATTTCACATCTAGTTGATAGACATTCCACTGTATATGAGCAGCCAATCCAACAATCAGCCTAATCGTATCCAATCTGGCAATAGGAGCATATGTTTCAAAGTAATCCAGTCATATTTTTGACTGAATTCTTTTACCACAAGTCTAGCCTTCAGTTTATTCAGACTTCCATCAGCATTCTGCTTGGCCTTGtagacccattttactccaatAATCTTCCTGTTAGCAGGCTTCTCAACCAACTTCCAAGTCTGGTTCTTCTCGATCATGGCAATTTCATCTGCCATTGCCTGTTTCCAGCCTTCATGCTTCACAGCCTGTTCAAAACAGGTTGGCTCTACTAAGGCTATATGTGCCCTCTCATAAATTTCAACCAAGGATCTGGTACCTCTGATTGGCACATCATCAAAGTCCATATCAGGACTTTTTTCTTCTGACTCTGTTTGATCAACCACAAGTTCTTCAGAGACAGCTTCAGGTTCATTCTTGTCCTAATTCCAACAAGCCTTCTCATCAAACACTACATCTCTGCTCACTTGGATTTTGTTGGTTAAAGGATCCAGGATCCTATAACCTTTTTTTACCATACTATACCCGGTTAAAATACCAGGAACAGCCCTTTTTGACAACTTGTCCCTCTTAACAGCTGGTACTTGGCTGTAACATAGGCAACCAAAGACTTTCATATGAGCCAATGATGGCTTGAACCCGAACCAGGCTTCAAAAGGTGTCTTGTGAGCAAGTGCTTTGGTTGGAAGCCTATTCTGAATGTAGACAGCAGTGTTGACAGcttcagcccacatggtcttgggcaaattcttctcaaacaataaacatctggccatatccatcaagctcCTGTTTTTCCTTTCACTAACCCCATTTTGTTGGGGTGTGTTGACATTGGTTAGCTGGTGTTTGATGCCAGCGTCTTTGCACAaagcttggaactgagctgaagTGTATTCAGTTCCATTATCTGACCTAATGGTCTTTATCTTGCAGCCTACTTCTGTTTCTACTGCAGCTTTGAACTTCATAAACACTTGAGCAACCTCAGACTTATGCTTCAAAAAATAAACCCAGCAATATCTGgtaaaatcatcaatgaagagaATAAAGTACCTGTTGCCACTAAGTGACTCAGTTCTCATGGGGCCACAAACATCAGTGTGCACTAGTTCCAGCTTGCTTGATGCTCTCTAGGTGGTGTTTGCAGGAAATGGAAGCCTAGCTTGCTTTCCCATCTGACAGACTTCACAAACATCTTCATTCTGAACTGTCTTGGTGAAGTTTTCAACCATTTCCTTACTGACCATCCGAGCCATAGACTTAAAGTTGGCATGCCCAAGCCTTTGGTGCCAAAGCTTGGATTCTTCTATGAAAGCAGCATAGGCACTATCAAGGTCCTTATTCCAGTCCACAACAAAACTCTTGTCGGACATGGCCACTGTCATGAGTATGGACCCTTTTTGGTCACTGATTTGGCACTCCTTTCCTTTAAAGACCACAGTATATCTTTTTTCCAGCAACTAAGCTATGCTCAacaaatttctatcaatttcaggtACAAACAGTACATTTGGGATGAGTTTGTTACCTGATGGAGTGCATATTATCACATCACCTATGCCTTCTGCCTGAATACAGTGTCCATCTCCAATTTTTACTCTAGTCTTACAGCTTCTATCTAGAGTTTTGAAGATagttgcatctggtgacatgtggttggTGCAGCCACTGTCAAGGAGCCATCCCTTTTTAACCTTGCATTTTGCAGCTAAACATGAGACTGCAAacacttgttcttcactgtcactGCCTTGTTCAGCTACTCGAGCCTTTTCATTCTTGTGTTGAGGTTGGTTTTGGCCAGGCCTGCCTTTTTCTTTGCAGACTctttcaacatggcccttcttcttgcaATGTTGACATATGGCATCTGGTCTGAACCAGCATCTGGCCTCTGGATGACCAGGCCTTTTGCAGTGTCTGCATGGTCTATCTCATTTTTTTTGAAGCATCAGCTTTGGATTTATCCCTCCAGTttttcttgcctttgtaggcagcaTTACTCGAGCTAGGCTTGCTCTTGGCCTGAAATGCACCCTCCTGGTGCTCATCGAACCTGCTGGCTCTTCTCTGCTCCTGAGCATAAAGAGCATTGATAAGCTCAGTCAGGGAGATCCTTGTCAAGTCTCTCGAGTCCTCTAAGGAGGATATCTTTGCCTCATATCTCTCTGGTAAAGTAGAGAGAACCTTCTCAACTATCCTTACTTCATCAAACTGCTCACCAAGGAGCCTTATACTGTTTACAACAGCCATTATCCTGTCAGAATATTGTTTGACAGTTTCCTCTTCTTTCATTTTCAGattctcgaaatcccttctcagATTTAGAAGCTGCTGCTGCCTGGTCCTCTCAGTTCCCTGgaactcctccttaagcttgtCCCAAGCCTGCTTCGGGGTCTCACAGGTCATGATCCTGGTGAAGATCACATCAGAAACACAGTTCTGAATACAGGACATGGCcttgtgccttttggtcctctcatctGCATGTTGTCTAATTTGAGCCACTGTTGGGTTGGCTCTCAGTGGAGATGGCTCGATGTCTGTGTtaacaacttcccacagatcaaaGGCCTGCAGGTAAGTCCTCATCTTAACCTGCCATATGTGGAACCCTTCACCATTAAAGACTGGTGGTGCAGCAGGAGAAAAGCCTGATGAAGCCATTTAACAGGTCCTCTAAGATGAAAGCTCTTGATACGAATTGTTGGAGTTTGAGTGTACTTTAACCGGGTAAAGTAAGAGTTGCAAACAAAGCACCAACAACAACGTAATATACCCGGGTAAAGAATGAAGGAAAAAATGCTTAAAGTTCAGGCTTTAAGAGCAGAAATTGGAAGGAAAACAAGAACAGaactaaaacaaagaaagaaggagcATGAAGAATAGTTGAGAGTATTGATGCAAAATGAATTGTATTTTTTCATACATACATCATAGGCAGattgccattacatatatcaaaaataaataaaaaaacttacaaGTCAAATTTCTACCTAAACATACACCTACTTCCACTAAGCTTtccaaataataaaaacttaactTGTACATTAACACAAAGCTGGTTAACAGCTCCATCAACATCaaattacatcaatcaaaaagctTATAGCAAACTAGActtcaaaatgaacaaaatattagtttaaatctAACAGCAACACAAAACCAAGGTTGCTGCATGCTTGTCACGAGCCTACATGGCCAGCTTCCAGCTGCACTTGCTTTATACCAGCTGCATGGAGATCAGCTTCAACAACTCCGCGTAGCTCCACAACAAGAATCCGTAAGTGTAGCTACTCCACGGAATGTTTCGCTGCTTCAATTCGTCGATGAGTTCAGGAACCTTCTCGGGTTGTCCCAATTTCAAGTACAACTGCATGAGATCGTTCAAAGGCAAATCACTGTGGATGAGCTTCAATTCATCCATTAGCTTAAAGAGAGCTAATGCTTCGTCTTTCATAAGATTCAGGCATTCAAAAGAGAACAGTAGGTAAATTCATTCTTGGCCATGGGTGAAAGGGTCATTAAGTAATCCTTCGCGACAACTATTTCTTTGGTTTTTGCTATAAGATCTAAACGTAGAGCATGGTCACCGTCGGAAAatttcatattctactccattatctgcatataataattaataggtaaaaagacctctATGGTCCtcaaaaattttgatattgagcAAATTAGTCCCACTCAGAAAAATCAgaataatttaattcatattaatcACATTAATGTTTCTATCAAttgtaaaattgatgaaaaatattaactTGCGATTAATTGTACTTAGTtgctaaattttgaaattgatagaGTTCTGATTCTTTTAGAGTAAACCTATTCATGGGCCGGGCCACCCGATCTAtatgataatttatttcaatttatcatttttaaatactttataaCATACTATTTTATGCATACGatagttcaattttattttttgaatattctctaaagtttcacattttattcaatttagttcttaaaacCGAAATTGCTATAATTtcaattttgagttttgatttcGAAATCGATCTCAATTATATCCTTCTACAGCCCTATATTATTAATAGTTATAGAAGTTTCAtaccaattttgaaatatttatagtttaattaCTATGTTCAAAACTAGCaactttcactttacaaatttgtcatttttcacttctaagTTTAAAATCTAACTATTTAACATCAAGAACTTCaataaatcatcaatgaaaacttttaaaaactgtaacagtttcacaaattggtGCAcgagttagctaaatcaagctcttggacaaaaacataaaaattataagaaattgaCTTGAATTACCTTAGAAATTAAAGCAACTAAGCTTAGAAGATGGCAACCCTATTTAGTCTTCTTTGAATCAGTTTTGGGAGGAAGATGAACACACTTGACTCTATTTTTCGTTTAATTTTTACTTaggttaaaattaataaaacttgaTTAATTAACTTAATACTAAACTTAATTGATTGGAACTATACATCATCTTCCACTAACTACCACTAAAAAATTGTCTAATTGCTTAATTAGTCCTTTAACAGTGATTAATTTTTaccactttttacaatttaatccttatacattAATAAACTAACAATTCACCAAAATTAATagaccaaactttaattaaactttatattaatatcgtaaatattaaataatatatttaatatttacgggctTACCTATCAAAAATAAGATTCTAAAACCACAAtctctgacaccactgaaaaatatgCTATTACAATGGGATTTAAAAGTCCATTAAAAACCTCCACCATACTCAAAAAGTCTTGCTACAAGACAATACAAAACCACAACAAAAGCATATAACTTCAACAAAGTTTCAACAATTAATCTTAACTAAAGAGAAAAGCTAAGAATATCATCAAAGCAAGAGTGACTTTGAAATTAAAGTTTCAAAGCTACAATACTTAAATggaaaatttcatcatttacaaCCAAAATCTTCAAATCTACTAACCAGTACCCAAAAAATCACTTCAAAACCTCTAGATAGAAGAGttgattaaaatttatcaagctaAAACAAAGCTATTTGCCCTCAcactttttcctttctttgtctATGACTACGCCACTCATTCTCACTAAAGACTTGATAAAAGAAAGTTGTTCCCACCTTTATTTAAAGCCAATGGGTAAAgtgagttcttttttttttttcaaataatgaaACTCTCATCCTAAcatcatatttatttattgttatacaAATGCCTACAACTACTCATAGCATTTCCTTAATAtttaaataggaagataaatGTCTTTTAGTGCGCTAGCTCAAACCCACCCTCATACACTGATAACAATGTTGATACTAATTGAGCTAAGACTTAGCCGCTTAACACAATAAtcaattaatatgatatttattagcATTAGAAACtctatcacacgtgtatgcatTTGGAAACCACGTATTTACAATACATATTTATGTttcaaaataacatataataaagaATGAAATATATGGTTTAAAACTaagtaataataacacatgaaatatgtacaatattaaaataaaaagtagataaaaaaacgaaatttaaacatatgaatgcattaaattaagaaaaataaatgaatgcaATTATTTAATATGGTGTTGTCATCAATCCTAAGTTGATGTTGAGTTAATTCGTGAcatcatttaaataataatatagatatacaattgattgaagtaataaagtgtgcataataaaaataaaatatataaacaattcaaaataaaactttgattgagtgctaaatttaaggttttatgcATAGGTGTGGATTCAAATCCCATCATAagcaattttttttctcaaattaaaagattaaagtaTCCTCAAATAAGATAATCTTTTTTAAATACGAgaagatatttttataattaattctgTAATCAAGTTGGTGCCGGATTGACTCGTAACACTAATTCAATTAGaagtttaaataatagtataaatgatgtttaataattatttcaaaatttagtttTACATCAATTGAGTTAGgcaattaaaaattaatacttATATAATTGTAAAGTGTGTAGAGCAAAATAGGAGTCAAATGGTAGCGTGATAGAAGGCATATTTTGCGAATAGGGAACGTAACTACTCAATCTCTCATATGATTCAAGAACATAAGCACATGCAAAAAAAGttgcaaaaatgtaaaaaagttaACCCACCAAACCAAGCACAAGGATCCCTTGTGGAGCGGTTAACGTTCTTTCACCCCCATCTCTCTCTTGCAAACCCCTTTATATAATCACCCCATTTTTCTGTTGTGATTTCTTATTGTTTGATGTGCTTCCTCTCTACTTATGGATACATGGATATGTTTGGTATTACTTTCGAGCAATCTTTCATTATTATCGATAGTTTTGGTTAGTTTATAGAGTGATAATCGAGTTTTAGCAAAAAGAGTTTGCGTATGATTCTGCCAGCTCAAATACTCCAAGACATTCTCTCTATGTGAATTTACTAAAGCTCTTGATAGAAACTAGAGACAAAATTATGTATGACGATTTGGATTGCAAATTTTGAGatctataaatatttgtttttatcttcttcttttttatgaaTTTGGGTATTGTATATTCGaataataatttgatttgaaCTTCAAAATTACTGTTTATTATGGATTTGACCTGAATGTAGATAGATACCCTAAGTATCTATTACCTGAATCCGCATTGATTTTTCGAATAACAGGTGCACATTCGGATATCTGAATCCATTGCTTACAAAACacttataattttgattttataattacaaaatttcaacCAAAAACTCTAATCTTATGAACCGGAAGGCCCTCGAGAGACAACCAAAGGACAAGAACACTTGATAATATTCCATAAATCTCTATAGTCTCTCTCTATCTCCATATATCTCCCCAACATATATCTCCCCAACATCATTTGCAACTCCATAGCTTAAACTTAAAACCTCATTGATTATAACCAAAAAAAATCCCTTTACAGCTCGTAAACCATTGCTTGATTTATGGAGAAAAGGTTACATATAATCTTTTCCCATGGGCCATGCATGGCTGCTAAGAGAAAACGTATAAACTACAGAAAAATAGTACAGAGATGATAATCGAGTAGTGTTAGGTATAAACGTCCCACTGTTAGGAAAGTTAGGTGataataatatatgattaaatgatatataacagtaaaagaaaataaaatccaTGCTCACAAACAACATTATTTTTGTGGACCAAAATATAATTATgacacatatataataataataataataataataataataataataaatacaaggCAGCCATTTTTGGTTTCTTTGTTTAACAGCTTTGTTCAACAACAGCAGCATCGGTACTTATTTCTTGGATGGTTTCCCCTTAAAATATGCCATTTTTATCCATTATTATATTAATGCAAGCAACTGAGATATacaaagtttttaattaaattagcaGATCGTTATGAAATGTAttctttttacttaatatttatttGGATAAACTAAACTCAAGGTcgctaaactattagtaaatttacctTTTAGTCAtacaacttcaaaaagttacaaaattatcactaaactgtttgaattttttattattattg
It encodes the following:
- the LOC121210925 gene encoding uncharacterized protein isoform X1, whose protein sequence is MVVRFLLLAFLVFGFGLTRRVNSHEESGEWSCVSNSKEMHIQADFKPGIITLDGCADDWEDIDGSEFSLRPALDPDENHEYKDGKMTVKALHDGNSVFFLLQVDGNYVYSKGDIKKSPSVALMLQIGDNATYHNMGGCKEQKGSCTNKTCKGHEVDLMHFVIGNAIPGRLYGGGDSSFGPLVDAYAWNPHCRYLNGMGPSVGLGTKEKVTTGIIKEIILVDRITGKEHGGTVALQIIQDVQFTIDWSSKMSVAFWYPVDGKQWVGSGHYTINCDWASLDIAFGSILTDASRSGWDMASAFALLFSVAALCIAIFVSYHVSRPNTVKFAPVENL
- the LOC121210925 gene encoding uncharacterized protein isoform X2; the protein is MVVRFLLLAFLVFGFGLTRRVNSHEESGEWSCVSNSKEMHIQADFKPGIITLDGCADDWEDIDGSEFSLRPALDPDENHEYKDGKMTVKALHDGNSVFFLLQVDGNYVYSKGDIKKSPSVALMLQIGDNATYHNMGGCKEQKGSCTNKTCKGHEVDLMHFVIGNAIPGRLYGGGDSSFGPLVDAYAWNPHCRYLNGMGPSGNHSSGQNNWKGAWWHSSFADNSGCSVHN